From Enterococcus mundtii, the proteins below share one genomic window:
- a CDS encoding excinuclease ABC subunit UvrA, whose translation MKNNDNDDIRIINASENNLKHVDITIPKNKLVVFAGVSGSGKSSLVFDTIAKESSRQWQAAYPLYVRNKMKNYERPNVEGIYNLTPSIVVDQKSLGHNGRSTVGTAVDASPLLRLLFSRVGNPSAGGSMAYSTNHPAGACPKCSGIGKELDINVESLFDKTKSLHEGAIRFSQFSSGWQSHLYQNNPLLDPDKLVKFFSKEELDILYYGSNDPIKIEIRSNNSGRIDKVDYEGVVPRFQRLYVNRDISKLKKNLQIEIAEHVYEKTCSVCNGTGLNPNALVSKINGYNIIDFMNVTVSELLPLMKKIENPIGTSIVQQLIPTLTQMIDVGIGYLSLSRRTNTLSGGELQRIKIVRNFGSSLNNITYIFDEPTAGLHPFDAEKIGNLLVDLRDKKNNVLVVEHSQQMLALADHIVQLGPEAGINGGQVVFEGDLLSLKKSNTSVGSALRQTIELNENPLPWSTGYEILNASQNNLKNIDVTIPKEIMTAITGVAGSGKSSLIRQEFVKRYPEAIVIDQKPIGTSIRSTPATYTGVMDEIRNLFAKKITFQQVGSASTLKGLVKYVREKERFLTIWHLLIRSL comes from the coding sequence ATGAAGAACAACGATAATGATGATATTAGGATAATAAATGCTTCTGAGAATAATTTGAAACATGTAGATATCACTATACCAAAAAATAAATTAGTAGTTTTTGCAGGTGTCTCAGGCTCTGGAAAAAGTTCTTTAGTTTTTGATACGATAGCAAAAGAAAGTAGTCGCCAATGGCAGGCTGCCTATCCTTTGTATGTTCGTAATAAAATGAAAAATTATGAAAGACCGAATGTTGAAGGGATATATAATCTAACTCCCTCAATAGTTGTAGATCAAAAATCTTTAGGACATAATGGTCGATCGACCGTAGGAACAGCTGTAGATGCTTCTCCATTATTAAGACTACTATTTTCGCGTGTAGGAAATCCAAGCGCAGGAGGGTCTATGGCATACTCCACCAATCATCCTGCAGGGGCATGTCCTAAATGTTCTGGTATAGGTAAAGAATTGGATATAAACGTTGAAAGTTTGTTTGACAAAACAAAAAGTTTGCATGAAGGGGCAATACGATTCAGTCAGTTTTCTTCAGGATGGCAAAGCCACTTATATCAAAATAATCCTCTATTAGATCCTGACAAATTGGTGAAATTTTTTTCAAAAGAAGAGTTGGATATATTATACTATGGATCAAATGATCCTATCAAAATTGAAATACGATCTAATAATTCTGGACGAATCGACAAAGTTGATTATGAGGGTGTAGTCCCTCGCTTTCAAAGGCTTTATGTAAATAGGGATATTTCAAAATTGAAGAAAAACTTGCAGATAGAAATTGCTGAACATGTTTATGAAAAGACATGCTCAGTTTGTAATGGGACGGGATTAAATCCTAATGCGCTGGTATCTAAAATTAATGGGTATAATATAATTGATTTTATGAATGTGACGGTTTCAGAATTATTGCCTTTAATGAAAAAAATTGAGAATCCTATAGGAACTTCAATCGTTCAACAACTTATTCCTACGTTGACTCAAATGATTGACGTTGGGATAGGCTATCTTTCATTATCAAGAAGGACTAATACATTGTCTGGGGGGGAATTACAACGAATAAAAATTGTTCGTAATTTTGGAAGTAGCTTGAATAATATAACGTATATATTTGATGAGCCAACAGCAGGACTACACCCATTTGACGCAGAAAAGATTGGGAATTTACTTGTTGATCTTAGAGATAAAAAAAATAATGTCCTTGTAGTCGAACATAGTCAACAGATGCTAGCTCTTGCTGATCATATTGTTCAATTAGGACCAGAGGCAGGTATAAACGGAGGGCAAGTTGTGTTCGAAGGGGATCTGCTGAGTTTAAAAAAATCGAATACCTCCGTAGGAAGTGCTCTTCGACAAACAATAGAACTGAATGAAAATCCGTTACCATGGAGTACAGGATATGAAATTTTAAATGCAAGTCAAAATAACTTGAAAAATATAGATGTCACTATTCCTAAAGAAATAATGACTGCAATAACAGGTGTCGCCGGTTCGGGCAAGTCTTCTTTGATACGACAAGAATTTGTTAAACGCTATCCTGAGGCAATAGTGATTGATCAAAAACCCATTGGAACCTCTATTCGTTCCACTCCGGCAACATATACTGGTGTGATGGACGAAATAAGAAATCTATTTGCAAAAAAAATCACGTTTCAGCAAGTTGGTTCAGCTTCAACTCTAAAGGGGCTTGTCAAATATGTAAGGGAAAAGGAACGATTTCTTACGATATGGCATTTGCTGATTCGGTCACTGTAG
- a CDS encoding ATP-binding cassette domain-containing protein, with product MAFADSVTVVCEECKGNRYNSKALNYKFNGKSIVEVMDLTIIEAISFFQSEKINDLLNSLLNVGLGYLTLGQPTSTLSGGEVQRVKLASELHKKGNIYVLDEPSTGLHHKDIQKLLSLLRKLVNQNNTVILVEHRLELIAACDWIIDLGPGGGNEGGNILFSGIPTDIVDCHESKTGRYLKKEILI from the coding sequence ATGGCATTTGCTGATTCGGTCACTGTAGTGTGTGAAGAATGCAAGGGCAATCGTTATAATAGCAAAGCGTTGAATTACAAATTTAATGGTAAAAGTATTGTTGAAGTGATGGATTTGACAATTATAGAAGCAATATCTTTCTTTCAATCAGAAAAGATAAACGATTTGCTCAATAGCTTACTTAATGTAGGACTTGGCTATTTAACGTTAGGTCAACCTACTAGTACATTATCTGGAGGAGAAGTTCAAAGAGTAAAACTTGCTAGTGAACTTCATAAAAAAGGAAACATTTACGTATTAGATGAACCCAGCACGGGTTTACATCATAAAGATATACAAAAACTGCTCAGCTTATTAAGAAAATTAGTGAATCAAAATAATACAGTTATTCTTGTCGAACATAGACTAGAGTTGATAGCTGCGTGTGACTGGATAATTGACCTAGGGCCTGGTGGAGGAAACGAAGGCGGAAACATTCTCTTCAGTGGAATTCCTACCGATATTGTAGATTGCCATGAGTCAAAAACTGGCAGGTATCTAAAAAAAGAAATATTAATTTAA
- a CDS encoding BspA family leucine-rich repeat surface protein has protein sequence MKRKTLIVVILAVLSIPANISYAVENEVLFEDTIDSEVLDEIQDDQLEDIESSMEIDAESGLEESSEEVKESDEPTVSESVDQEEVKESSIEVTKTQNKEAEVIASGQNGTGFTWTLYEDGVLVCGGGTWSGSFSAWYSWRSQITKVIITDEIDPPNNSDGFSTMFYNCSNLIAVEGLEKLKTGNAKSFAYMFYNCESLETIDVSSFDTSSSTSFAYMFYNCESLEMIDVSSFDTSSSTSFAYMFYNCKSLETIDVSIFDTSSSTNFASMFALCRNVKELDVANFDVSKAIDLSGIFQGCRSISSIDVSKFNTENTTNFRSMFVGYTGEKLNVSNFNTEKATDMSFMFQNVSNITELDVSNFQTKNVLNMEYMFSGMTSLKKLNLKGFDVSNVEKISACFSGLASIERLDLSHFVTNNLREAEYVFRNMTNLKELNIDNWIIPSNVSVYKFFEGTLSTKITIGSRVTLNTLMYMPDLSRGYVWADTNDEIIDSDQLVAFHNKNGVSNTYRIEELHTLTFDTIGGSEVDSQRSIIGKNWIVPDIPEKKGYIFDYWSTDKDGENPYDFKTPISSSLILYAQYTPAYTVSIPATINLNETNQLKVVAENYVEAKTLIISTDEKVSLRNIHDSTRILEKEITKEKEYPESTNVLEVAGIKKEENTLYIQQAEEKELAGTYEGILNFTIDFY, from the coding sequence ATGAAAAGGAAAACTTTAATAGTAGTGATTCTGGCGGTATTAAGTATTCCAGCCAATATAAGTTATGCGGTTGAAAATGAAGTTTTATTTGAAGATACAATTGATAGTGAAGTACTTGATGAAATACAAGATGATCAATTAGAGGATATTGAATCATCTATGGAGATAGACGCTGAATCAGGGTTAGAGGAATCTTCGGAGGAAGTAAAAGAGTCTGATGAGCCGACAGTTTCTGAATCAGTAGATCAAGAAGAAGTAAAAGAAAGTTCAATAGAAGTTACAAAGACACAAAATAAAGAAGCAGAGGTAATTGCTTCAGGTCAAAATGGAACTGGATTTACTTGGACTCTGTACGAAGATGGGGTACTTGTCTGTGGGGGAGGAACATGGTCAGGATCTTTTTCTGCATGGTACTCTTGGCGAAGTCAAATAACTAAAGTCATTATTACTGACGAAATAGATCCGCCCAACAATAGTGACGGATTTAGTACGATGTTTTATAACTGTAGCAATTTAATAGCAGTCGAAGGATTGGAAAAATTAAAAACAGGGAATGCAAAGTCTTTTGCTTATATGTTTTATAACTGTGAAAGCTTAGAAACAATAGATGTATCAAGTTTTGATACTAGTAGTTCAACAAGTTTTGCTTATATGTTTTATAACTGTGAAAGCTTAGAAATGATAGATGTATCAAGTTTCGATACTAGTAGTTCAACAAGTTTTGCTTATATGTTTTATAACTGTAAAAGCTTAGAAACAATAGATGTATCAATTTTTGATACTAGCAGTTCAACAAATTTTGCTTCAATGTTTGCTTTATGTAGAAATGTTAAAGAATTGGATGTAGCTAATTTTGATGTAAGTAAAGCAATAGATTTATCAGGAATATTTCAAGGTTGTAGATCTATAAGTTCAATCGATGTAAGCAAATTTAATACTGAAAATACCACTAATTTTAGGTCAATGTTTGTAGGTTACACAGGTGAAAAACTAAATGTTTCGAACTTTAATACTGAAAAAGCAACTGATATGAGTTTTATGTTTCAAAATGTATCTAATATTACTGAATTAGATGTGTCAAACTTTCAAACGAAAAACGTACTGAATATGGAGTATATGTTTTCAGGAATGACAAGTTTAAAAAAATTGAACTTAAAAGGATTTGATGTTTCAAATGTAGAAAAAATTTCTGCGTGCTTTTCTGGATTAGCTAGCATTGAAAGATTAGATCTATCTCATTTTGTGACAAACAATTTGCGAGAAGCAGAGTATGTATTTAGAAATATGACGAATTTAAAAGAATTAAATATTGATAATTGGATTATACCGTCTAATGTTTCAGTTTATAAATTCTTTGAAGGTACCTTATCTACCAAAATTACGATTGGTTCTAGAGTAACATTAAATACCCTTATGTATATGCCCGATCTTAGTAGAGGATACGTATGGGCAGACACAAATGATGAAATAATAGATAGTGATCAATTAGTTGCTTTTCATAATAAAAATGGAGTAAGCAACACCTATCGAATCGAAGAGTTGCATACCTTGACATTTGATACGATAGGAGGGTCAGAAGTTGATAGTCAAAGAAGTATTATCGGTAAAAATTGGATTGTTCCTGATATACCAGAAAAGAAGGGATATATATTTGACTATTGGTCGACAGACAAAGATGGAGAAAATCCATATGATTTCAAAACTCCTATCTCCAGCTCACTCATATTGTATGCACAATATACTCCAGCCTATACCGTGAGCATACCAGCAACTATAAATCTAAACGAAACTAATCAATTAAAGGTAGTTGCGGAAAATTATGTGGAAGCAAAGACTTTGATCATTTCAACAGATGAAAAAGTGTCATTAAGAAATATACACGATAGTACACGGATACTTGAGAAGGAGATTACTAAAGAAAAAGAATATCCTGAATCAACTAATGTATTAGAAGTAGCAGGTATAAAAAAGGAAGAAAATACTTTATACATTCAGCAAGCTGAAGAAAAAGAATTAGCAGGAACCTACGAAGGGATTTTAAATTTCACCATAGATTTTTATTAG
- a CDS encoding LPXTG cell wall anchor domain-containing protein: MRKTIGLMIGLISLIIAIQFPTQVYGTQVQSVESEGSIGFTGTYEPIGPPDPPPSTSPQKPGGTLPKTNMIGSSLGLWIGSLLVAGVLLVVGKKKRKATQKN, encoded by the coding sequence ATGCGAAAAACTATTGGTCTTATGATTGGTCTAATATCCCTAATAATAGCGATACAATTTCCGACGCAGGTTTATGGTACACAGGTCCAATCCGTCGAGTCAGAAGGATCCATTGGATTTACAGGAACTTATGAACCGATCGGACCACCAGATCCACCTCCCAGCACCAGTCCACAAAAGCCGGGAGGAACTTTGCCGAAAACCAATATGATCGGTAGTTCACTCGGACTATGGATTGGCAGTTTGTTAGTGGCAGGTGTTTTATTAGTCGTAGGGAAGAAAAAAAGAAAAGCAACACAAAAAAATTAA
- a CDS encoding WxL domain-containing protein, protein MKFIRLATVAALSTTIFAGGVQVFAEDTGQDSKEVRKTTTSGQVTFTPNIEDTIVEPDPEGPEVTIPPIPGTGPLTIATVPTMNFGTKVISTTDEHYNMIAEMQQKVGTTGEENMIPYISMAQVQDTRGTNEGWELSVSLSEFQAETDTLNRVLKGAQITLFDPSLRYSVNDADQEPTIHASGLELIPNEDAVPIMTAANRKGGGTSSVVWGDHDTLAKQVEDGVDVVENKAIQLFVPGSTAKDAVTYTSTLTWELELTPDNEAPEEV, encoded by the coding sequence ATGAAATTTATTCGTTTAGCAACGGTAGCCGCATTATCAACCACGATTTTCGCAGGAGGCGTACAAGTCTTTGCTGAAGATACAGGACAAGATTCAAAAGAAGTACGTAAAACAACGACGTCCGGTCAGGTCACCTTCACTCCAAATATTGAAGACACAATAGTAGAACCTGATCCTGAAGGGCCAGAAGTGACGATCCCACCAATTCCTGGTACAGGACCACTAACGATTGCAACAGTTCCAACAATGAACTTTGGGACTAAAGTTATCTCAACTACTGATGAACATTACAACATGATTGCGGAAATGCAACAGAAAGTCGGAACAACAGGCGAAGAAAATATGATTCCTTATATTAGTATGGCACAAGTTCAAGACACCCGCGGTACCAATGAAGGATGGGAACTGAGCGTGAGTTTAAGTGAATTTCAAGCAGAAACTGATACTCTAAATCGTGTGTTAAAAGGCGCCCAAATCACGTTATTCGATCCTTCTCTTCGTTACAGTGTGAATGATGCAGATCAGGAACCAACGATTCACGCAAGTGGTTTAGAGTTGATTCCAAATGAAGATGCCGTGCCGATCATGACGGCTGCTAACCGAAAGGGTGGTGGAACTTCTTCCGTTGTTTGGGGAGATCATGATACGCTCGCAAAACAAGTTGAAGATGGAGTAGATGTCGTCGAAAATAAGGCGATCCAATTGTTTGTTCCTGGCTCGACTGCCAAAGATGCAGTAACGTATACCTCTACATTGACATGGGAATTAGAACTAACACCAGATAATGAGGCACCTGAAGAGGTTTAA
- a CDS encoding DUF916 and DUF3324 domain-containing protein, with protein sequence MIHKQTMQKSLWLLIVVLFFFLPHPTVQAEEAGLNTYVTPLFPESQVDESKGYYELLLSPGQKETLRVEVGNSSSEPINVQVTPHTAYTNTLGNVEYGKDAEEVDPTLPYSLDELMTPSEVITVAENETKVIDIPLQMPKDPFEGYLAGGLRIAEVKEEEDSDVPEGEGVAIKNEFAHVVGVVVSNTRDSVQPELELLDVFADQLNYRNVISATLQNFTPTFVNQLAVEATVKRAGENEVLYKAEKEMMQMAPNSNFNFPISLEGDRFRSGNYVLELTATSGENEWSWTREFTIEADEARKLNREDVMIDSSINWWLVATLVLFAVLLLITGWWLIKKRKENKSERVKDNEKEK encoded by the coding sequence ATGATACACAAACAAACGATGCAAAAAAGTCTATGGTTGCTTATAGTGGTGCTCTTCTTTTTCTTGCCACATCCGACGGTCCAGGCCGAAGAAGCTGGTTTAAATACGTACGTTACCCCTCTTTTTCCAGAGAGCCAAGTGGATGAAAGCAAAGGATACTATGAGTTATTGCTCTCACCCGGGCAAAAAGAGACTTTGCGAGTAGAAGTCGGCAATTCCAGTTCAGAACCAATCAACGTTCAGGTGACACCACATACAGCTTATACGAATACTTTGGGGAATGTCGAGTATGGCAAAGATGCCGAAGAAGTGGATCCAACCTTACCCTACTCTTTGGATGAGTTGATGACTCCTTCGGAGGTCATTACTGTAGCGGAAAATGAAACAAAGGTCATAGACATTCCTTTACAGATGCCTAAAGACCCCTTTGAAGGGTATTTAGCTGGCGGTTTACGAATCGCCGAAGTAAAAGAAGAGGAAGATAGTGATGTTCCAGAAGGAGAAGGCGTAGCTATCAAGAATGAATTTGCCCATGTGGTAGGTGTGGTCGTCAGTAATACCCGAGACTCGGTACAACCGGAGTTGGAACTATTAGATGTGTTTGCGGATCAATTGAACTATCGCAATGTGATCAGTGCCACGCTACAAAACTTTACGCCCACTTTTGTCAATCAATTGGCGGTGGAAGCTACCGTGAAACGAGCAGGGGAGAACGAGGTGCTCTATAAGGCTGAGAAAGAAATGATGCAGATGGCCCCAAATTCTAATTTCAACTTCCCGATTTCTTTAGAAGGTGACCGTTTTCGAAGTGGGAACTATGTCCTAGAATTAACAGCTACATCGGGAGAGAATGAATGGTCATGGACGCGTGAATTTACGATTGAAGCCGATGAAGCCCGCAAGTTAAATAGAGAAGACGTGATGATTGATTCAAGTATCAATTGGTGGCTAGTAGCCACACTTGTTTTGTTTGCGGTACTTTTACTTATTACTGGTTGGTGGTTAATAAAAAAAAGAAAAGAGAATAAGAGTGAAAGGGTGAAAGACAATGAAAAGGAAAAATAA
- a CDS encoding WxL domain-containing protein — MFTLVMIADQKVTEAAITLPEETAVLDDELAHGITVKQDLEKNQIEIKMAVPQKVFSIPLVFEQTGMYTITLGEATMTLEIVGEESSQEHKGNKVTDSSSEDKKEETIESSSSEEELPDAATLNEPNQEVNQEANDVEVNSDDLINVGSWVDFIEAFSNPSISTIEITDDFEVPTTPLTGLTGMVTGNNSNVTGGATFVYLTRSSISRKLAINGNGHQIDFGAVSLGLRSATHNANSPWDITFNDLDIYSGNWWGFFQTVNLTSAQHALSNITLNNINGYGNELIAPYYTNVNISGTVNNHITATYSSKFRTDWRVNTVNSVNLETRSLTIKEDGELNLSTVNSGNIIIGLGGLNANLTLEQNATINMESNGTGTGDNANGRGSSIDIANGDLIMKEGSTINIDNKRSYSAITLRSSNSTLKLEDSAKINIESTGHTNNSNAIDRNLVYMAAGSSLLVGENAEFNINATGRGSATSNIVHVAGNANFQIAKDGSLDIKSDSTSISQSLLNFASAGSTFEFSDAKKVNLERTTPISGSTSNGLISIAGTTGLLDIDVQSVKQWDRDNFTEEPDYFWTPIFNLILRYNTINPTITNVSSIFQETMTSFNEAFTTRNVQRILFEKIPDVEITIDPLTEDALEVNSYTITGKASPHSVIRFSGDPAIPDGEIPSPNFSETDKYHVTTDENGDYLYELPKDSLFTEGNEVTAYAYLNGKSANASTIVEKSRRPPNPKDPMNPEIEVDPENKPELEEEQGLLSIDFASQFTFGQQAISTRTKRYYAQPQRLLNPDGTVNEAEERPNYIQISDRRPEEERHGWQLAVTQNSQFTDLQENELRGARLFLTNQQLESMHGSEEPMLYNQGGVTLIPGEKTKLLTALDGQGAGTWIYRFGDGESASESVALEVPPTANPRASTYETTLTWELSVVPDN, encoded by the coding sequence GTGTTTACTTTAGTAATGATTGCAGATCAAAAAGTTACTGAAGCAGCAATAACTTTACCGGAAGAAACAGCAGTTCTAGATGACGAGTTAGCGCATGGAATCACTGTAAAACAAGACCTAGAAAAAAATCAAATAGAAATAAAAATGGCTGTTCCACAAAAAGTATTTAGTATTCCTTTGGTTTTTGAGCAGACAGGCATGTATACAATTACTTTAGGAGAAGCAACGATGACGCTTGAGATAGTTGGTGAAGAATCATCCCAAGAACATAAAGGAAACAAAGTAACTGATTCATCGAGTGAAGATAAAAAGGAGGAAACAATAGAGTCCTCTTCTTCAGAAGAAGAACTACCTGATGCCGCCACACTGAATGAACCAAACCAAGAGGTAAATCAGGAAGCAAATGATGTTGAAGTGAATAGTGATGATCTAATTAACGTAGGCTCATGGGTTGATTTTATCGAAGCCTTTTCAAATCCATCTATATCTACAATAGAAATTACTGATGATTTTGAAGTTCCTACAACGCCATTAACTGGCTTAACAGGTATGGTAACTGGAAACAATTCTAATGTGACTGGAGGAGCCACGTTCGTTTATTTGACGAGGAGTAGTATCTCTAGAAAATTAGCTATTAATGGCAATGGACATCAAATCGATTTTGGGGCTGTTTCATTGGGCTTAAGGTCAGCAACACATAATGCCAATTCCCCATGGGATATTACATTTAATGATTTGGATATCTACTCAGGGAATTGGTGGGGGTTTTTTCAAACAGTAAACCTCACTTCAGCACAACATGCACTTTCTAATATCACTCTAAATAATATCAATGGGTATGGTAACGAATTAATTGCTCCTTATTATACGAATGTTAATATTTCTGGAACAGTTAACAATCATATTACTGCAACTTATAGCTCTAAATTCCGTACGGATTGGAGAGTGAATACGGTAAATTCTGTAAATTTAGAAACTAGAAGTTTAACTATTAAGGAAGATGGAGAACTTAATTTGTCAACTGTCAATAGCGGGAATATTATTATAGGATTAGGCGGGTTAAATGCTAATTTGACATTAGAACAAAATGCTACAATCAACATGGAATCTAATGGAACGGGGACTGGGGATAATGCGAATGGCAGAGGTTCTAGTATAGATATCGCCAATGGAGATCTGATCATGAAAGAAGGGTCAACTATTAACATTGACAATAAGAGAAGTTATTCAGCGATAACCTTGCGTAGCAGTAACTCTACGTTAAAATTGGAAGATAGTGCTAAAATAAACATCGAGTCAACAGGTCATACCAATAACTCAAATGCGATAGATAGAAATTTAGTTTATATGGCTGCTGGGAGTTCTTTACTAGTAGGCGAGAATGCGGAATTTAATATCAATGCCACAGGAAGAGGCAGTGCAACATCAAACATTGTCCATGTAGCTGGAAATGCAAACTTCCAAATTGCCAAGGATGGGTCTCTAGATATAAAAAGTGATAGCACGTCAATCAGTCAAAGTTTACTTAATTTTGCCTCAGCAGGTTCAACATTCGAATTCTCTGATGCCAAAAAAGTGAACTTAGAACGTACGACACCTATTTCTGGATCTACCTCTAATGGACTGATTAGTATCGCTGGAACTACAGGTCTTCTAGATATCGATGTCCAATCTGTTAAGCAATGGGATAGAGATAATTTTACAGAAGAACCCGATTATTTTTGGACCCCTATTTTTAATTTAATTCTTCGTTACAATACGATAAATCCAACAATCACGAATGTTTCTTCTATCTTTCAAGAGACGATGACTAGCTTCAATGAAGCTTTCACTACACGTAACGTTCAGAGAATACTCTTTGAAAAAATACCAGATGTGGAGATAACTATTGACCCTCTAACAGAAGACGCATTGGAAGTAAATTCTTATACTATTACCGGCAAGGCTTCTCCGCACAGTGTAATACGGTTCTCTGGTGATCCAGCAATACCAGATGGTGAAATTCCATCACCAAATTTTTCGGAAACCGATAAATATCATGTGACTACTGATGAAAATGGAGACTATTTATATGAGTTACCTAAAGATTCACTATTCACTGAAGGAAACGAAGTGACGGCTTATGCCTACCTAAATGGAAAATCTGCTAATGCAAGTACGATTGTTGAAAAATCGAGAAGACCACCTAATCCTAAGGATCCGATGAATCCCGAAATTGAAGTCGATCCAGAAAATAAACCTGAGCTCGAAGAAGAACAAGGTTTATTAAGCATTGATTTTGCTTCTCAATTCACATTTGGTCAACAAGCGATCTCTACGAGAACGAAGCGGTATTATGCGCAACCGCAACGCTTGTTAAATCCTGATGGAACCGTTAATGAGGCTGAAGAGCGACCAAATTATATCCAGATCAGTGATCGACGGCCAGAAGAGGAACGTCACGGCTGGCAATTAGCAGTTACGCAAAACAGTCAATTTACGGATCTACAGGAAAATGAACTAAGAGGGGCACGTTTGTTTTTAACTAACCAACAATTGGAGTCTATGCACGGAAGTGAAGAGCCGATGTTGTATAATCAAGGCGGTGTCACCTTAATTCCAGGAGAAAAGACTAAACTTTTGACTGCGCTCGATGGCCAAGGAGCAGGTACCTGGATCTATCGGTTTGGTGACGGTGAAAGTGCAAGCGAAAGCGTGGCACTTGAAGTCCCTCCAACCGCGAATCCAAGAGCAAGCACATACGAAACAACACTCACCTGGGAACTAAGTGTAGTTCCCGACAATTAG
- a CDS encoding helix-turn-helix domain-containing protein codes for MHILFDHLVMADKTKRWLVLLATLEEEEHVIAHTLVEQTGFGRRTIIEDMKAIKDYFGERIHLIGDEKGYHFSFLNPKVYYEKKQALLDKEKLFLLVDQLAAGTCLDNQQWMAYLDVSSTRFQRMKRQLQTLLKTYYGIQIESKNNQLWGEEAGIRQFLYDFYFTLPLYPRFLSEHIQDLHQEKVAIQDGPWHLDQTLFNQWLRLAKQRVDQGHCLHEKVAYKQVQTTLTQALDQQVSVALPGSEKAALFLLSLDERQFLNPMTQQVFIHTFSPVSEYELPMRETEGLTYVFFETLLFLMEAFFQLPTLEAPAQVPYASREKPSPLDVLMKRFLAEKKKYSQTIYVSYQLVGPRALTRWIKQEVETILKKSGLQAVEAAQMNPLGLVRYVQIVNQPQARNARATIELPYVPSKEKIAEVLSVFSESR; via the coding sequence ATGCACATTTTATTTGATCATTTAGTCATGGCGGATAAGACTAAACGATGGCTGGTCTTGTTGGCAACGTTAGAAGAAGAGGAACACGTTATCGCCCACACCTTAGTTGAGCAGACTGGATTTGGGCGACGGACGATTATTGAGGACATGAAGGCGATCAAGGACTACTTTGGTGAGAGAATCCATTTGATCGGCGATGAGAAGGGCTACCACTTTTCTTTTCTTAACCCTAAAGTGTATTATGAGAAGAAACAAGCGTTACTAGATAAAGAGAAACTTTTTCTCTTGGTGGATCAGTTGGCTGCGGGAACGTGTTTAGACAATCAACAGTGGATGGCGTATCTTGATGTTTCGAGTACGCGGTTTCAACGGATGAAACGGCAGCTTCAAACGTTATTAAAGACCTATTATGGGATACAAATTGAATCTAAAAACAATCAATTGTGGGGCGAAGAAGCGGGTATTCGCCAATTCCTTTATGATTTTTATTTCACCTTACCATTGTATCCCAGGTTTCTTTCAGAACATATTCAGGACCTGCATCAGGAGAAAGTGGCGATTCAAGACGGGCCTTGGCACCTAGACCAAACTTTGTTTAATCAATGGCTGAGACTAGCCAAGCAACGGGTTGACCAGGGACATTGCTTACATGAAAAAGTGGCATATAAACAAGTTCAGACGACTCTGACCCAGGCTTTGGATCAACAGGTCAGTGTGGCTCTTCCAGGATCAGAAAAAGCCGCGTTGTTCCTCCTCTCATTAGATGAACGCCAGTTTCTGAACCCTATGACACAACAAGTATTTATCCACACATTTTCACCTGTGAGTGAGTATGAGTTACCAATGCGTGAGACCGAAGGTCTGACTTATGTTTTTTTCGAAACACTCCTCTTTTTAATGGAGGCCTTTTTCCAGTTGCCTACACTTGAAGCACCAGCACAAGTGCCGTATGCAAGCCGTGAGAAACCGTCTCCTTTAGACGTACTCATGAAACGTTTTTTAGCCGAGAAGAAAAAATATAGCCAGACGATTTATGTTTCCTATCAGCTAGTAGGCCCACGTGCTTTGACACGATGGATCAAACAGGAAGTTGAAACGATTTTAAAAAAATCTGGCTTACAGGCGGTTGAAGCTGCCCAAATGAATCCGCTCGGACTAGTACGCTATGTACAAATCGTGAATCAACCACAAGCTAGAAACGCTCGTGCAACGATTGAACTTCCCTACGTACCTAGCAAGGAGAAAATCGCTGAAGTGCTCTCTGTATTTTCTGAGTCAAGATGA